The sequence below is a genomic window from Myxococcus xanthus.
TGCAGTGGTGATTGGTCATCACCAGGCCCTCTGGCGACACGAAGCTGGCGGAGCAGCCGCCGGCCAGTCGCACCGAGCCGAGCCGGACGTGGTCCAGCCACGCCTGCGTGGGCGTGAAGCCGTAGGCCTTGTTCACCGTGTCGGAGGGAAAGGCGTCATAGGTCCACATTCCCTCGTCCGCCGAGGCGGGGAGGGACAGGAGCAGGCCGAGTGCGAGCAGTCTGCGATCCACGTGCGGGCGTCCTTCTGTCATGACTGGGAGTGGGGGTTGCCGGTTCTGGACTTGACGGCCGGCGCGCGTCAACCCCCGAGCGGAGGATGCATTCCCCACGGGTATCATGCGCCGCGTCAGATATGCTGGAGGCAATGCCAGGCAAGCATCGCGTCTACCTCGTCCCCGGTTTCTTCGGCTTCATCAACCTGGGCGAGCTCATCTACTTCGGCCACGCCCTGGACTATCTGAAGGACGAGCTGGCCCGCAGGCAGGTGGAGGCGGAGGTCATCATCGTCCTCTCCCACCCCACGGCCTCCATCCGCACGCGCACCGCGGACCTGCTGAAGGCCGTGCAGGAGACGGCGTCCGGAGACGACGGCCCCATCCACCTCATCGGCCACTCGACGGGCGGGCTGGACTCGCGCCTGTTCGTCAGCCCCGGCGCGCAGGTGGCGGAGGGCGTGGACCTGGAGCCCTTCGCCAGGCGCGTGCGCACCGTGACGTCCGTGTCCACCCCGCACGCAGGCACGCCGCTGGCCACGTTCTTCATGGGCCTTTTCGGACAGCGCATCCTCAAGCTGCTGTCGCTCTTCACCGTCTACGTGCTGCGCTTCGGCAGGCTGCCGCTGCGCGTGGTGTTCCGCTTCGGCCACCTGCTGGCGCGGGCGGATGACCAGCTCGGGTGGAAGCCCACGCTGCTGGACCAGCTCTATGATCAGCTCCTGGGGGACTTCTCCTCGGAGCGCCGTGACGCGGTGTCGAAGTTCCTCAGCGACGTGGGCAACGACACCTCGCTGATTCCACAGCTCACGCCGGAGGGCATCGACCTGTTCAACGCCAGCACGCTGGACCGGCCCGGCGTGCGGTATGGCTCGGTGGTGACGCAGGCGCGGCCGCCATCGCTGCGCACGCGCATGGCGGCGGGGCTGGACCCCTACGCACAGCTCACGCACACCATCTACGCGCTGATGTACGGGCAGACGCAGCGGATGCCGCTCACGGCGCTGCCGCTGCACACGCCCGCGCAGACGGCGGCGCTGGTGCAGGCCTATGGCGCGATGCCCGGGCCCACGGCGTGTGACGGCATCGTCCCCACACGCTCGCAGGTGTATGGCCGGGTACTGGCCGCGGTGCGTGCGGACCACCTGGATGCGATTGGCCACTTCGACCAGCCCGCGCACCAACCGCCGCACGTGGACTGGCTCATCTCCGGCTCTGGTTTTCGCAGGCCCCAGTTCGAGTCGACGTGGAAGAGCATCGTCGACTTCATGCTGGAGGACGAGCGCCCCGGCATCACGGGGTCGTGACGACCTCGAAGACCTCCGCGGCCGGCAGGGTCAGTAGACGCCCATCAGGTGAATCTGCACGCGCGGATTCCCAAGGTATTCCTCCAGCCGCCATCGGCTGCGCATGCCGTCATCACGGATGCCCAGGCCGCCTCCGGGCTTCGGCGCCTCCGCGCTGGCGAGCGCATCCCGGAGCTGGGACACGGCCCAGGAGTCGAATTTCGGGTCGCCGGAGCCTTCGAGCACCTTGAGGTCGAGCAGCTTCCCGTCGCGCGCCTGCCAGACCTCGACGATGGCCGCGAGCGCGAGCACCGGCGTGGTGACGTCCACCATGTACATGTTGGCCGCGCGTCCAGCCTCGACAGCCGCTTGCATGCGATTGCGCTGCTCCAACCGGTGGTCCCGGGGCTCGGCGGCGATGGGAGTGCCTGTCTTTCCGAAGCGCGCAATGGCATCCACCTGCTCGCGCTTCATTCGTGAGCCCAACACCTTCAGGTCTGGAGGTGGCGGGTTCACCAACTGCTTCGCGAAGCCTTCCCGCAACTTCGCGAAGTAGGGATGCGTGGCGCCGCTCGACGCGCGTGCCGTGGCGGCGGCGTCCTGGGCCCAGCCGTCCACACGCACCCGGGCTTCCTCGGCCTGCCGGGCCGCCAGCGCCTTCGAGTCTGGGCCTTCGCCAGGGCGGAGCGTCCGTCCCGTCGAAGGGGGGCCGCCGCGCAGCATGCCGCCCCCCAGAAGGCCCTGTGACTCCAGGTTGGGACGCTGCTGTGGCTGAGGAACGTCGCGAGGGACGTCTTGCGCCAGGGCTGGCGGCGGCTCGCCGGAGCCAGTTGGGGCGACCTCGGGCGGAGGTTCCTCGGATGCGTCGGGGGCCTCCGTCGTGGTGGGGCGCGGACGCTCCGCGTGCCGAGGCGGGTCCTCCTTCTTCGAAGGCGGGCGCGGGGGCGCTTCGTCAGGAGGCGGCTGGCGGGGCTCCGGCGCTGGCGGCTCGGGAGGAGGCGTCACGTCCTGGTAGACGACCTCCATCTCGACGGCACGTGGTTCCACGCGGCGCTGGCGGTCGTTGGGCTCGCTGCCTGACAGCGCCACGAAGAGCGCGACGTGCAGGAGCCCCGACACCAGGAGCATGAAAATCAGTTGAGCGCGCCGCGACACGGCGGACAGCTTGCCTCGACGCGTCGCCACAGTGAAGCAGCCCCTTTTGACGGGTGCCCGGAGCTGACTCCTGCCTGCCAGCTACTCGCCTTCACCTCCCCGCAACGCTGGCGGTCCCGAACTTCAGTGCCGCCGCCTGGCCCCAGCGCAAGGGGGCAACCCTAAGCCGCCTCAGGCCTTCTTCAGCACCGCCAGGAAGCGGGCATCCGCGATGTGCGTCCCCTCGAAGTCCTCCAGCCGAACGGGAATCCACTCACGGGCCTTGTCCCCCTTCTGCCGGAGCGCGGCGTCCAGGGTGTTGAACACCTCGGGAGGCGGCTCACAGATGGCGCGCACGCCGCCCTTGGCCTTCGCGTGGAAGGACACCTGCAACTCATTCACGAGCGCCAGGTAACGGCCCGGCGGGAAGCGGCGGAAGAGCCACACGCCCATGGTCAGTTCCATCACCGTCACCTGCACGCCCAGGTACACGCTGCCCACGTGGTTGCGCGTGCGCCGCTTCAGCGGCACGGACACCTGGGCCCGAGCATCCGATGCGTCCTCCACCCGGACGCCCATCACCGAGGACAGCGGGATGATGTTCTTCACCGCCACCGTCAGCAGCGCATTCGCCGCGCTGGGAGATACCTGGCGCAGCCGTTCCACGAGGTCGAGAGCAAGCATGGTCCGCCCATCATACCGACCGTGAGCCCGCCCGCCTGCCCCCCAGGTGCCACGCACGGGCTGGCATTCCCGGCAGGAATCCCCACCTTGGAATGACCTTCTGGAGGAACCGCGCACCATGAACTTTCCAAGCCATGTGAATCTCCCCACCGATGCACGTGAGGAGCTCATCGATTCGCTCAATACCCTGCTGGCCGACGCCATCGACCTGCATTGGCAAATCAAACAAGCGCACTGGAACATCCGCGGCCGGCACTTCTACAGCCGCCACGAGCTGTTCGACGACCTGGCCAAGCACGTCCGCAAGCAGGCCGACGAGTTCGCCGAGCGCGCGGGCACGCTGGGCGGCTACGCCGAGGGCACCATCCGGCTGGCGGCCAAGAACAGCGAGCTGCCCGAATACGACCTGAAGGCCGTGGACGGTGACGACCACCTCAAGGCCCTGGTGGACCGCTTCGCCCGCTACGGGGCCAGCATCCGCAACGGCATCCACCGCTCCGACGAGCTGAACGACCCCGTCACCTCCGACCTGCTCACCCAGACGCTGGGCGAGGTCGAACTGGACCTGTGGTTCCTGGAGAGCCACCTGCACGGCGAGCCCCGCGCGGGGGCGCGCCGCGGAGGGGACGTCCGGCCCCAGGACACCACCACCAGCCCCTCCAACGCCTGAACGGAGCGTTGACCACCGGAAGGCCCCCGCGCGCCTGCTCAAGAGCAAGCGCGCGGGCGGACTCCAGCGTATAGAAGGCGTCCTTTCGCGACGGAGGACGCCTTTTTGACTTCACAGACGCGCATGGATGGGAAGGTGTGCCTCATCACCGGGGCCACCGGCGGCATCGGCCTGGAGGCCGCCAAGGCGCTCGCGCGCATGGGCGCCACGGTGGTGCTGGTGGGCCGGGACGCGGGCCGCACCGAGGCGGCCGTGGCCGCCGTGAAGGAGGCCGCCCCCAGCGCCCAGGTGGACTGGCTCCGCGCCGACCTCGCCTCCCTGAAGTCCGTGCGGGAGCTGGCGCAGACCTTCCGCTCCCGCTACCCGCGCCTGGACGTGCTGCTCAACAACGCGGGGCTCATCATCGACCGGCGGCAGGTGACGGAGGACGGGCTGGAGGCCACCATGGCCACCAACCACTTCGCGCCCTTCCTCCTGACGAACCTGCTGCTGGACGTGATGAAGGCCACCGGCCCGGCCCGCATCATCAACGTCTCGTCCGATGCCCACGCCGCGGGCAAGCTCGACTTCGATGACCTGCAGAGCGAGCGCGGCTTCATCGGCTTCCGCGTGTACGGCACGTCGAAGCTGGCCAACATCCTGTTCACCCGCGCGCTGGCGAAGCGGCTGGAGGGTACGCAGGTGACGACCAACGCCCTGCACCCCGGCGTGGTGCGCACGGGCTTCGGTCACAACACCCAGGGCTTCTTCCGCCACCTCGTCAAGCTGGGCGCGGCGTTCATGATTTCGGCGGAGAAGGGAGCGCGGACGTCCGTGTATCTGGCGTCCTCGCCCGAAGTGGAGGCAGTGTCCGGGCAGTACTTCTACAAATGCCGTCCGAAGAAGCCGTCCTCCGCCGCGCGGAACGACGCGCTCGCGGAGCGGCTCTGGCAGGTGAGCGAGCAGCTCACGGGAGTCAAGGGATGATCGACCTCTACACGTTCGCGACGCCCAACGGACAGAAGGTATCCATCGCCCTGGAGGAGCTGGGCCTCCAGTACAAGACGCATGTGGTGGACATCACCAAGGGCGAGCAGTTCAAGCCCGAGTTCCTGGACATCAACCCCAACAACAAGATTCCGGCCATCGTCGACCACGCGACGCAGGACCACCGTCCGCTCAAGGTCTTCGAGTCCGGCGCCATCCTCATCTACCTGGCGGAGAAGACGGGCCAGCTGCTGCCCTCCAACCAGCGCGGCCGGGCGGAAGTGATGGAGTGGCTGATGTTCCAGATGGGCGGCGTGGGGCCCATGTTCGGCCAGCTCTACCACTTCGCCCGCTTCGCCCCCAAGAAGGTCCCCTACGGCATCGAGCGTTATCACGCCGAGTCCCGGCGGCTCGTCGGCGTGCTCGACGGGAAGCTGGGCTCCGGGGATTACGTCGCGGGCCGCTACTCCATCGCGGACATCGCGCTGTATCCCTGGGTGGCCGGCGCCCGCGCGAGCTTCCCCGAGCTGTTCCGGGGGAACAGCAACGTCGTGCAGTGGCTCCACCGCGTGGGCAGCCGGCCCGCCGTGGAGCGCGGCATGAAGGTCCCCCAGCTCAAGTAGTCCCACACAGCTTCCCGGAAGCGCGGTGGCTGGATGGCCGCCGCGCTTCCATGTGTTCTCCTCCGTCATGGCCACGCTCGAACAACTCCGCTTCGACAACACCTATGCCCGCCTGCCCGCCGGGTTCGGCGCGCGCGTCCACCCCAGTCCCTTTCCAGACGCGAAGCTGGTGAGCGTCAACCCTGCCGCCTTGAAGCTCCTGGACCTGACGCCCGAGGAGGCGCAGCGACCGGAGTTCGTTGCGGCGATGGGGGGCGCGAAGCCCCTGCCGGGGATGGAGCCCTTCGCCATGGTGTACGCGGGGCACCAGTTCGGCGTGTACGTGCCCCGGCTGGGCGACGGCCGCGCCCTGCTGCTGGGCGAGGTCCGCGACGCCGCCGGGGCGAAGTGGGACCTGCACCTCAAGGGCGGCGGGCCCACGCCCTTCTCGCGCGGGGGTGACGGACGCGCGGTGCTGCGCTCCACCATCCGCGAATACCTGTGCGGCGAGGCCATGCACGGCCTGGGCATCCCCACCACGCGGGGCCTGGGCATCCTCGGCAGCCAGGCCCCGGTGTACCGCGAGGCGGTGGAGACGGGCGCCATGCTGGTGCGCATGGCGCCCTCGCACGTGCGCTTCGGCACCTTCGAGTTCTTCCACTACACCGAGCAGACCGAGCACGTGGCCACGCTGGCCGACCACGTCATCACCGAGCACTTCCCCCAACTCGCGGGCCAGGAAGGCCGCTACGCGCGCTTCTACACGGAGGTGGTGGAGCGCACGGCGCGGCTGATTGCGCAGTGGCAGGCGGTGGGCTTCGCGCACGGGGTGATGAACACGGACAACATGTCCATCCTGGGCCTCACGCTGGACTACGGGCCCTTCGGCTTCCTGGACGACTTCGAGCCGGGCTTCATCTGCAATCACTCCGACGACCGGGGCCGCTACGCATTCGACCAGCAGCCGCGCATCGGCCTGTGGAACCTCGCGTGTCTGGGCGAAGCGCTGCTCACCCTCATCTCGGAGGATGAGGCCCGCGCCGCGCTGGCCACCTACCAGCCCGCCTACAACGCGCACTTCATGGACCGGATGCGCGCGAAGCTGGGCCTGCGGGAGACGCGCGACGAGGACCGCGAGCTGGTGAGCGACCTGTTCGCCCGCATGGCCGAAGCCCACGTGGACTACACGCGCTTCTTCCGCGCGCTGGGCCACTTCGCCTCGGCGGACGGCGCGGACACACGTCCCGTACGTGACATGTTCCCCGCCCCCGAGGGCTTCGATGCCTGGGCCGGGCGCTACCGGGCGCGGCTGGCCGCCGAGGGCAGCGTGGACGCAGAGCGCCACGCGCGCATGACGCGGGTGAACCCCAAGTACGTGCTGCGCAACTGGGTGGCGCAGGAGGCCATCTCCCGCGCGGAGGCCGGGGACTTCTCGCTCGTGGACCGGCTGCTCGGCGTGCTGTCGGACCCGTTCGCCGAACACCCCGACGCGGAGCCCTACGCGGCGGCGCCTCCCACCTGGGGCCGGCACCTGGCGGTGAGCTGCAGCTCCTGAGGCCGCGCCACGGGCGAAGGTTGAAGAAGCGAAGATTCCGCCCGGCCACGGTTGCCGGAACACACGGCAGGCGCAACCTTTGCTGTCTATGGTGACGGACCTCACCCGGTTGCCCCTGCGAGGAAAACAAGGCGCCTTTCACGTCATCGTCGAGTCTCCCCGAGGCTCCACGCTGAAGCTCAAGTACGACACGGCGCTCAAGGCCTTCAGCCTCTCACGGCCGCTTCCCAGGGGCCTGAGCTATCCCTTCGACTGGGGCTTCATCCCCTCCACCCAGGGGCCGGATGGGGACCCGCTGGATGCGATGGTGTACTGGGACGACGCGAGCTTTCCTGGCGTGGTGCTGCCCTGCCATGCGCTCGGCGTGCTCCAGGTGGAGCAGAACACCGGTGACGGCGGACGCGAGCGCAATGACCGCATCCTCGCCGTTCCCATCACCCCGTCCCGCGCCGGACACCTGACGGACTATCAGCAACTGCCACAGCGCGAGCGAGAGGAGTTGGAGCACTTCTTCCTCGCCGCCGTGCGCTTCGAGGACAAGGACGCGCGCATCCTGGGCTGGGAGGGGCCGGAGGGTGTCGAGCGGATGCTCCGCCAACACGGACGCACGGAGGAATAGATGGCTCAACCCACGCCCATCCGAGGGCTCGGGCCCGACAGCCGCCTGGGAGACGCCGCGCGCCGCATCCTCGCGGGCCGGCTCGCGGACGTTCGCAAACCGGAGGCCGGCTTCCAGGACGCCGTGGATGACGCGTCCGTCCATGACATGCGCGTGGCCACCCGGCGGCTTCGCGCCGCCCTCAAGGTGTTCCGCTCCCTGGGCGGCATGAAGAAGCTGGAGCGCGACGTGAAGCGCATCCAGGACGCGCTGGGGGGCGTTCGGGACGTGCACGTCCAGTCCGCGTGGCTGGAGAGCGTGGCCCGGAAGGCGAGCAAGAATCCCCAGGTGCGCGCCGGCATCCAGACCCTGCGCAAGAAGCGACTGTCCGAGCTGGAGACGCACGAGACGCGCTTGCACGCGGAGCTGGAGCGCTGGATGGACAGGACGGTGCCCCGGCTCTTGCGCAAGCTGGATGGGCTCGATGACGGGCACCGCTTCGCCGGCCGCCGCGTCCGGGACGCGCTGCGCCAACGCCTCAAGCGCGTGCAGAAGGGAATCGACACATACGTGGACGCGGCCGACGCGGCATCCGCCCATGAGCTGCGCAAGGAGCTGAAGCGGCTGCGCTACGAGCTGGAGATCTTCCAGCCTGCCATCCGCCGCACCCTGGACGCGCTGCTGGAGGTGCTCGTGCCGCTCCAGGATGGCCTGGGCGAGCTGCACGACGCCGACGTGCGCCTGGAGCTGTTCGAGCGGCTGGCCGCGGAGTCGGCGCCGCGCGAGCGCAAGTCCGCGCGGGCCCTGCTCCCCCTGGTCCGGGAGGAACGAACGAAGCGCGCGGCGGAGACTGCCCGCGAGGTCCAGCGGTGGCGCACGGAAGAGATTCCCAAGCGCTTGCGCCGCATGTTGACCTGAGCCCCTGTCAGCCGCCGCGCCTCACGGCTCCTGCGGGCACCCAGGGCCCGTACAGTCTGTCTAATCATTCATCGCGCATTCCGTTACATGTAATTGAAGGGCATGGCGACGGAGAGCGTATGGATGAGCTGCTCGGTCTCCGCATAGGGCCTGCGCGTGA
It includes:
- a CDS encoding inorganic diphosphatase; protein product: MVTDLTRLPLRGKQGAFHVIVESPRGSTLKLKYDTALKAFSLSRPLPRGLSYPFDWGFIPSTQGPDGDPLDAMVYWDDASFPGVVLPCHALGVLQVEQNTGDGGRERNDRILAVPITPSRAGHLTDYQQLPQREREELEHFFLAAVRFEDKDARILGWEGPEGVERMLRQHGRTEE
- a CDS encoding protein adenylyltransferase SelO, whose amino-acid sequence is MATLEQLRFDNTYARLPAGFGARVHPSPFPDAKLVSVNPAALKLLDLTPEEAQRPEFVAAMGGAKPLPGMEPFAMVYAGHQFGVYVPRLGDGRALLLGEVRDAAGAKWDLHLKGGGPTPFSRGGDGRAVLRSTIREYLCGEAMHGLGIPTTRGLGILGSQAPVYREAVETGAMLVRMAPSHVRFGTFEFFHYTEQTEHVATLADHVITEHFPQLAGQEGRYARFYTEVVERTARLIAQWQAVGFAHGVMNTDNMSILGLTLDYGPFGFLDDFEPGFICNHSDDRGRYAFDQQPRIGLWNLACLGEALLTLISEDEARAALATYQPAYNAHFMDRMRAKLGLRETRDEDRELVSDLFARMAEAHVDYTRFFRALGHFASADGADTRPVRDMFPAPEGFDAWAGRYRARLAAEGSVDAERHARMTRVNPKYVLRNWVAQEAISRAEAGDFSLVDRLLGVLSDPFAEHPDAEPYAAAPPTWGRHLAVSCSS
- the dps gene encoding DNA starvation/stationary phase protection protein Dps; the encoded protein is MNFPSHVNLPTDAREELIDSLNTLLADAIDLHWQIKQAHWNIRGRHFYSRHELFDDLAKHVRKQADEFAERAGTLGGYAEGTIRLAAKNSELPEYDLKAVDGDDHLKALVDRFARYGASIRNGIHRSDELNDPVTSDLLTQTLGEVELDLWFLESHLHGEPRAGARRGGDVRPQDTTTSPSNA
- a CDS encoding CHAD domain-containing protein, whose protein sequence is MAQPTPIRGLGPDSRLGDAARRILAGRLADVRKPEAGFQDAVDDASVHDMRVATRRLRAALKVFRSLGGMKKLERDVKRIQDALGGVRDVHVQSAWLESVARKASKNPQVRAGIQTLRKKRLSELETHETRLHAELERWMDRTVPRLLRKLDGLDDGHRFAGRRVRDALRQRLKRVQKGIDTYVDAADAASAHELRKELKRLRYELEIFQPAIRRTLDALLEVLVPLQDGLGELHDADVRLELFERLAAESAPRERKSARALLPLVREERTKRAAETAREVQRWRTEEIPKRLRRMLT
- a CDS encoding ferrichrome ABC transporter substrate-binding protein, yielding MATRRGKLSAVSRRAQLIFMLLVSGLLHVALFVALSGSEPNDRQRRVEPRAVEMEVVYQDVTPPPEPPAPEPRQPPPDEAPPRPPSKKEDPPRHAERPRPTTTEAPDASEEPPPEVAPTGSGEPPPALAQDVPRDVPQPQQRPNLESQGLLGGGMLRGGPPSTGRTLRPGEGPDSKALAARQAEEARVRVDGWAQDAAATARASSGATHPYFAKLREGFAKQLVNPPPPDLKVLGSRMKREQVDAIARFGKTGTPIAAEPRDHRLEQRNRMQAAVEAGRAANMYMVDVTTPVLALAAIVEVWQARDGKLLDLKVLEGSGDPKFDSWAVSQLRDALASAEAPKPGGGLGIRDDGMRSRWRLEEYLGNPRVQIHLMGVY
- a CDS encoding glutathione S-transferase N-terminal domain-containing protein, yielding MIDLYTFATPNGQKVSIALEELGLQYKTHVVDITKGEQFKPEFLDINPNNKIPAIVDHATQDHRPLKVFESGAILIYLAEKTGQLLPSNQRGRAEVMEWLMFQMGGVGPMFGQLYHFARFAPKKVPYGIERYHAESRRLVGVLDGKLGSGDYVAGRYSIADIALYPWVAGARASFPELFRGNSNVVQWLHRVGSRPAVERGMKVPQLK
- a CDS encoding DUF4442 domain-containing protein codes for the protein MLALDLVERLRQVSPSAANALLTVAVKNIIPLSSVMGVRVEDASDARAQVSVPLKRRTRNHVGSVYLGVQVTVMELTMGVWLFRRFPPGRYLALVNELQVSFHAKAKGGVRAICEPPPEVFNTLDAALRQKGDKAREWIPVRLEDFEGTHIADARFLAVLKKA
- a CDS encoding esterase/lipase family protein, which translates into the protein MPGKHRVYLVPGFFGFINLGELIYFGHALDYLKDELARRQVEAEVIIVLSHPTASIRTRTADLLKAVQETASGDDGPIHLIGHSTGGLDSRLFVSPGAQVAEGVDLEPFARRVRTVTSVSTPHAGTPLATFFMGLFGQRILKLLSLFTVYVLRFGRLPLRVVFRFGHLLARADDQLGWKPTLLDQLYDQLLGDFSSERRDAVSKFLSDVGNDTSLIPQLTPEGIDLFNASTLDRPGVRYGSVVTQARPPSLRTRMAAGLDPYAQLTHTIYALMYGQTQRMPLTALPLHTPAQTAALVQAYGAMPGPTACDGIVPTRSQVYGRVLAAVRADHLDAIGHFDQPAHQPPHVDWLISGSGFRRPQFESTWKSIVDFMLEDERPGITGS
- a CDS encoding SDR family oxidoreductase — its product is MDGKVCLITGATGGIGLEAAKALARMGATVVLVGRDAGRTEAAVAAVKEAAPSAQVDWLRADLASLKSVRELAQTFRSRYPRLDVLLNNAGLIIDRRQVTEDGLEATMATNHFAPFLLTNLLLDVMKATGPARIINVSSDAHAAGKLDFDDLQSERGFIGFRVYGTSKLANILFTRALAKRLEGTQVTTNALHPGVVRTGFGHNTQGFFRHLVKLGAAFMISAEKGARTSVYLASSPEVEAVSGQYFYKCRPKKPSSAARNDALAERLWQVSEQLTGVKG